The following coding sequences lie in one Miscanthus floridulus cultivar M001 chromosome 9, ASM1932011v1, whole genome shotgun sequence genomic window:
- the LOC136482093 gene encoding RNA polymerase sigma factor sigB-like: MACLAPQFMWAPSAAAHVPSSSSSYSRCSALRVHCAVTSAVVVQDRTNGSAAQLRLAYAAPAIQRNFEATLASEALLNEEAVVEAAAAEAVALARAAAEAAQEVVQMVQKNNHQPIIRQKKGVDNYLANEILRTEMQSSSPDMYANNPLMEDLESYGIMASEDELDAYAQYTENIAVKSARQSERRARRTRAAIKASTTLRASQKAASSSKKKRSKGSSSSMNPLGSLWKMTGRRLLTAKEEVEFSEGIQVRLYYYNSRLSFNYLCTSESSQLRS; this comes from the exons ATGGCGTGCCTGGCACCGCAGTTCATGTGGGCGCCGTCTGCCGCCGCCCACGTgccttcctcctcctcgtcctactCCAGGTGCTCCGCGCTCCGCGTCCACTGCGCCGTCACCTCCGCCGTTGTCGTCCAGGACCGCACCAACGGCAGCGCGGCGCAGCTGAGGCTCGCTTACGCGGCTCCGGCGATTCAG AGAAACTTTGAGGCAACTCTGGCATCAGAAGCACTTCTAAATGAAGAGGCGGTAGTAGAAGCCGCAGCCGCAGAGGCAGTTGCTCTTGCCAGAGCAGCTGCTGAAGCTGCGCAAGAAGTTGTTCAGATGGTACAAAAAAACAACCATCAGCCTATAATTAGACAAAAAAAGGGTGTGGACAACTACTTGGCAAATGAAATCCTTCGCACAGAGATGCAATCGAGCAGTCCTGACATGTATGCTAATAATCCTTTGATGGAGGATTTGGAGTCTTATGGTATCATGGCTTCTGAAGATGAATTAGATGCTTATGCACAGTACACTGAGAACATAGCTGTGAAATCTGCTCGTCAATCTGAGAGGAGAGCTAGGAGAACTAGAGCAGCAATAAAGGCTAGCACAACTCTCCGTGCTTCACAAAAGGCTGCATCATCCTCAAAGAAGAAGCGGTCCAAGGGTTCCTCATCTAGTATGAATCCTTTAGGTTCCTTGTGGAAGATGACTGGCAGGAGACTTCTTACAGCCAAGGAAGAGGTTGAGTTCTCAGAAGGTATTCAGGTAAGACTATATTATTACAACTCGAGACTATCTTTTAATTATCTGTGTACTAGTGAATCTTCTCAGCTGAGAAGTTAG